From the Pseudomonas sp. SORT22 genome, one window contains:
- a CDS encoding phosphotyrosine protein phosphatase, translated as MTNLLFVCSRNQWRSPTAEALWRRRPGFDARSAGTSPNARKPIGPADIRWADVIFVMERKHHNRLQAQYARLLEHKPLHTLDILDDFQYMDPELVALLEDSVGAFLAAQG; from the coding sequence GTGACTAACCTCCTGTTCGTCTGCAGCCGCAACCAGTGGCGCAGCCCTACCGCAGAAGCGCTCTGGCGCCGCCGCCCAGGCTTCGATGCCCGGTCGGCGGGCACCAGCCCGAATGCGCGCAAACCCATCGGCCCGGCGGACATTCGCTGGGCCGATGTGATTTTCGTCATGGAACGCAAGCACCACAATCGTCTGCAGGCGCAGTACGCGCGGCTGCTTGAACACAAGCCGCTCCATACCCTGGATATTCTCGACGATTTTCAGTACATGGACCCGGAGCTGGTGGCCTTGCTCGAAGACAGCGTCGGGGCTTTTCTAGCCGCCCAGGGTTGA
- a CDS encoding AraC family transcriptional regulator, whose product MPDLPPNAAYTLRFSAVLAYIDANLEGDLSVKNLSQVANFSVFHFHRQFTAYVGVPVSRYVQLMRLRQAAHRLAANADLSVLEAALAAGFESPEAFSRAFRRALGMSPSGFRRQPNWQAWNAVFAIPHFSRSIIMQVRIVEFAQTRVAALEHCGPPAQVSQSVNRFIAWRMASGQSPVASSRTFGIPYGNPDTTPAEDFRFAICGEIDEAVAANEAGVHERLIAGGRYAVVRHVGSPDHIGESIYPIYRDWLPDSGEELRDQPLFFHYLSVYPETPQAQWQTDIYVPLR is encoded by the coding sequence GTGCCCGACCTGCCGCCCAACGCCGCCTACACCCTGCGCTTCAGCGCTGTACTGGCCTACATCGACGCCAACCTCGAGGGTGATCTGTCGGTAAAAAACCTGAGCCAGGTGGCGAACTTTTCGGTGTTTCACTTTCACCGCCAATTCACGGCGTACGTCGGCGTGCCGGTTTCGCGTTATGTGCAGTTGATGCGCTTGCGCCAGGCGGCGCACCGGTTGGCGGCCAATGCAGATCTTTCGGTACTGGAGGCCGCCCTCGCGGCAGGTTTTGAAAGCCCCGAGGCATTCAGCCGGGCGTTTCGGCGGGCGCTGGGGATGTCGCCGAGCGGCTTTCGCCGGCAGCCGAACTGGCAGGCCTGGAATGCGGTGTTCGCTATCCCTCACTTTTCCAGGAGCATCATCATGCAGGTACGTATTGTCGAGTTTGCGCAAACCCGGGTCGCGGCGCTGGAGCACTGCGGGCCGCCCGCGCAGGTCAGCCAGAGCGTGAACCGGTTCATTGCCTGGCGCATGGCCAGCGGGCAGTCGCCGGTGGCGTCGAGCCGTACTTTTGGCATCCCCTATGGCAACCCCGATACCACGCCGGCGGAGGATTTTCGTTTCGCCATTTGTGGCGAGATCGACGAGGCGGTGGCGGCGAATGAAGCCGGCGTGCACGAACGACTGATTGCTGGCGGGCGCTATGCCGTGGTGCGGCATGTGGGTTCGCCCGACCATATTGGTGAATCCATCTATCCGATCTATCGCGACTGGTTGCCGGACAGTGGTGAGGAGCTGCGCGATCAGCCGCTGTTTTTTCATTACCTGAGCGTGTATCCAGAGACGCCGCAGGCGCAGTGGCAGACGGATATCTACGTGCCGTTACGCTAG
- a CDS encoding DUF3077 domain-containing protein: MTKPVPDPPLVTKTATTFGSCNGSHAPLFAVRTGASAEDALVHATVLLKSAYQTNAQACEKVDPDVRGLLWATQHSLEMSIALVEACLDEVEAHAMTAALQRRVAQMDQAALK, encoded by the coding sequence ATGACAAAGCCCGTCCCCGACCCACCCCTCGTCACCAAAACCGCCACCACCTTCGGCTCCTGCAACGGCAGCCACGCCCCTCTGTTCGCCGTGCGCACAGGCGCTTCAGCCGAAGACGCCCTGGTGCATGCCACCGTTCTGCTCAAAAGCGCCTACCAGACCAACGCCCAGGCCTGTGAAAAGGTCGACCCTGACGTGCGCGGCCTGCTCTGGGCTACTCAGCACTCGCTGGAAATGAGCATTGCGCTGGTCGAAGCTTGCCTGGACGAAGTCGAGGCTCACGCCATGACTGCAGCCTTGCAGCGGCGTGTTGCGCAGATGGATCAAGCTGCGCTGAAGTGA
- a CDS encoding AAA family ATPase, which produces MDFDVVYIKRVSLKGIHQRYDLDVSFNKTLNVLHGHNGTGKSTLIHIIANIANRDFLRFAYLSFDEVLVEYSNRCKIEILRHGAEPAVLEVKYFDSEGRGSFFEFLESDAFKSFAVVDEEKWEGREPRTELTSLMRGFLEGNNVPEINNSYFPAFRAMLEAWSSQVDEEMRRFRGIAVKRISVKKVTSFARGLFGKFLPEINYPSPLSIESNVKEEIREAQLKIAQYESSVFSNSFVKVFSAILQDGTSSDLHAEDLLREISELTTESAVNKLVNYEGPSNAYAQLQQLVGASRASRDLASSATGALVVYRDALRERRSFQESIFEELDKYFAAVNNFLEQKTLRYVPDTHRRIPRVGLQFPDGSWSSIRVMSSGERQLLTMLYAVTKMSADTLVLIDEPELSLHIDWQEELLEKMMDQLGNRQIIVCTHSPAIASSYQDCMIEVVPILSSKYASGVDSVDEDEELI; this is translated from the coding sequence ATGGATTTTGATGTTGTTTATATTAAAAGGGTTTCTCTGAAGGGGATTCATCAGAGATATGATTTGGACGTCAGTTTCAACAAAACTTTGAATGTTCTGCATGGGCATAATGGGACTGGGAAGTCTACCCTTATTCATATTATTGCTAACATAGCTAATCGTGATTTTTTACGATTTGCATATTTGAGTTTTGATGAGGTGCTCGTTGAATATTCTAATCGGTGCAAAATTGAAATTCTTCGGCATGGCGCTGAGCCGGCGGTGTTGGAGGTAAAGTACTTTGACTCTGAGGGGCGTGGGAGTTTCTTTGAGTTCTTAGAGTCTGATGCATTTAAATCGTTCGCGGTAGTTGATGAGGAAAAGTGGGAGGGGCGAGAGCCAAGAACTGAGTTGACAAGCCTGATGAGGGGGTTCTTGGAGGGTAATAATGTTCCCGAAATTAACAATTCTTATTTTCCTGCATTCAGGGCGATGCTAGAGGCTTGGTCTAGTCAAGTTGATGAGGAGATGCGGCGGTTTCGTGGTATAGCTGTAAAGAGGATATCTGTTAAGAAGGTGACCTCTTTTGCTCGAGGGTTGTTTGGTAAATTTTTGCCGGAAATTAACTACCCTTCACCGTTGAGTATCGAGAGTAATGTAAAGGAAGAGATTAGAGAGGCGCAGCTGAAAATCGCCCAGTATGAAAGTTCCGTATTTTCTAATTCTTTTGTTAAAGTGTTCTCCGCAATTTTGCAGGATGGTACTAGTTCTGATTTGCATGCGGAAGACCTCTTGAGAGAGATTTCAGAGCTTACTACTGAGTCGGCAGTTAATAAGTTGGTTAACTATGAGGGGCCCTCCAATGCTTACGCCCAACTGCAGCAGTTAGTAGGGGCTAGTCGAGCGTCTCGTGATCTAGCAAGCTCTGCTACGGGGGCGTTAGTAGTGTATAGGGATGCTCTGAGAGAACGAAGAAGTTTTCAAGAGTCTATATTTGAAGAGCTGGATAAATATTTTGCGGCTGTTAATAATTTCTTAGAGCAGAAAACTCTTCGCTACGTTCCTGATACTCATCGACGAATTCCACGCGTAGGTCTTCAGTTTCCTGACGGATCATGGAGTAGTATTCGAGTTATGTCATCGGGTGAGCGTCAGCTGCTTACGATGCTTTATGCTGTGACCAAGATGAGTGCTGATACTTTAGTTTTGATTGATGAGCCTGAGCTTTCTTTGCATATTGATTGGCAGGAAGAGCTGCTGGAGAAGATGATGGATCAGCTTGGGAATCGTCAAATTATAGTTTGTACGCACTCTCCTGCAATCGCTTCCAGTTATCAAGACTGCATGATTGAAGTAGTGCCAATACTTTCTTCAAAATACGCGTCCGGTGTCGATTCAGTTGATGAGGACGAGGAGCTGATCTGA
- a CDS encoding DUF4435 domain-containing protein has product MELKYDLAQYLTMTKMSSKIRVLVEGKDDRSHVHNLIKVAAPGLRFRVDTAVELVGDCDETRTNNRAKIEKVHSCCKGKGTHKKLFFFCDREFRRFVVGDSIVDELLEHEVDGNLSWSLGHSIENYFLSSSMLCEGFRYLTASAQKNEAIDMFVRYFPSAIRLVASLTVAAKDLRCAGYPGGLLKWQNIEFNDAGIVLKFEPSDDVFRNRFLNAVEESDSIVNATDVDVCSRFCRGHTAVLVLQRVFAACLFFCGQSSDAIAAKYDADAFNNLSEATISSALSEAWILRVRQGEPQYPLPLVASILACA; this is encoded by the coding sequence ATGGAGCTCAAATATGATCTCGCTCAATACTTAACAATGACAAAAATGAGTTCAAAGATTAGAGTGTTGGTTGAGGGGAAAGATGATCGCTCTCATGTGCATAATTTAATAAAAGTCGCTGCTCCAGGCTTGAGATTTAGAGTGGATACTGCAGTGGAACTAGTCGGTGACTGCGATGAGACTCGCACAAACAATAGAGCGAAGATTGAGAAGGTTCATTCATGCTGTAAAGGTAAAGGTACTCATAAGAAACTGTTCTTTTTTTGCGATCGCGAATTTAGGCGGTTTGTAGTTGGTGACTCTATTGTCGATGAGTTGTTAGAGCATGAGGTTGATGGGAATCTATCTTGGAGTTTGGGGCATTCAATTGAAAATTATTTTTTAAGTTCATCTATGCTTTGTGAAGGCTTTCGATACTTAACGGCTTCCGCGCAAAAAAATGAAGCTATCGATATGTTTGTAAGGTATTTCCCTTCTGCCATAAGGTTAGTTGCGTCTCTAACAGTTGCTGCCAAGGATTTAAGGTGTGCAGGATATCCGGGTGGATTGTTAAAGTGGCAAAACATTGAGTTTAATGATGCGGGCATTGTTTTGAAGTTTGAGCCCTCGGATGATGTGTTTAGAAACAGATTTTTAAATGCTGTGGAAGAGTCGGACTCAATCGTCAATGCCACTGATGTAGATGTTTGCTCTAGATTTTGTCGGGGGCACACAGCGGTATTGGTGTTGCAGAGGGTTTTTGCAGCATGCCTATTTTTCTGTGGTCAGAGCAGCGATGCAATAGCCGCAAAATATGACGCGGATGCCTTCAATAATCTCTCCGAGGCCACTATATCTTCGGCGCTGTCTGAGGCATGGATCCTGAGAGTTCGACAAGGTGAACCACAGTATCCACTGCCTCTCGTCGCTTCCATTTTAGCATGTGCTTAA
- a CDS encoding TonB-dependent receptor: MTAPFARVPLLLAIAAALPTLPGFAAEPAPEALPTVTVTAQKREESVQDVPSAISVVSARQIADSGGGFSAGKALQNVPNAIAPEFAGHQRPRWYIRGMGSGDMASTTVYPVGIYTDDVYIDPHVATGFPLYDMERVEVLRGPQGTLWGKNTTGGAINFVSRKPDFEKANGYFKLDLGNYNSRLYEGAYGDTLIDNKLAARVAFVDQSADGQLENQVDGHTVGDIHDQALRLQLLAQINDDLQATLQLHGRDYTGQGIATRAWGAGPGGSTLFGPAPKPDTDEAAFTGKAEDRIEHNGVQLALKWDLGDLQLDSITAFDDIHEKAESPNMSIYEFGRGFNDDRWKQVSQELRLSSAKNQPLSWIVGTHLFHEQLDSRNDNGLLPKSYNQAFGVADYGRTDIDQRTDSFAIFGSSTWQATDNLSLTAGLRWTRETKDIDLHRVAAPDADAVSYSSERDWWKHYSGDLVTRVEQDEKRTWNKLTYDFTPEYQLNDNARVYFRYAKGFRSGGFSGGAQVQAEASVVAPENVDAYELGVKSEWFDERLIANANVFYYDYSDIQVNAVSVRDGQVVSLLTNSGQGVIRGAEFELQALPFSNLELHGSLGLLHTELQDFESGGVDYSGNRIARSPSRTLAVGGSYRIPLENGDEVRLGTDWRYQSRIFFLPTAQQDHSVSQGGYTLGNASATYHLGGRYDLDLTAYVNNLTDKQYKTDSVPLPFDIAWDARGDRRTFGVSATTRF; encoded by the coding sequence ATGACCGCTCCCTTCGCCCGCGTGCCCCTGTTACTGGCCATCGCCGCTGCCTTGCCCACGCTCCCCGGCTTCGCCGCCGAGCCAGCCCCCGAAGCCCTGCCCACCGTTACCGTCACCGCGCAAAAGCGCGAAGAGTCGGTGCAGGACGTGCCCTCGGCCATTTCTGTGGTCAGCGCCAGACAGATCGCCGACAGCGGCGGCGGTTTCAGTGCCGGCAAGGCGTTGCAGAACGTGCCCAACGCCATCGCCCCGGAGTTTGCCGGGCACCAGCGGCCGCGCTGGTACATTCGTGGCATGGGCTCGGGGGACATGGCCTCGACCACGGTTTACCCGGTGGGCATCTACACCGATGACGTGTATATCGACCCTCACGTAGCCACCGGTTTTCCGCTCTACGACATGGAGCGCGTCGAGGTGCTGCGCGGGCCGCAGGGCACGCTGTGGGGCAAGAACACCACCGGCGGGGCGATCAACTTCGTTTCGCGCAAGCCGGATTTCGAGAAAGCCAACGGTTACTTCAAGCTCGACCTGGGCAACTACAATTCGCGCCTGTACGAAGGTGCCTATGGCGATACGCTGATCGACAACAAGCTGGCCGCACGGGTGGCGTTTGTCGACCAGAGCGCCGATGGCCAACTGGAGAACCAGGTCGATGGCCACACCGTCGGCGATATCCACGACCAGGCCCTGCGCCTGCAGTTGCTGGCGCAGATCAACGACGACCTGCAGGCCACCCTGCAATTGCATGGCCGCGACTACACAGGCCAGGGCATTGCCACCCGCGCCTGGGGGGCGGGGCCGGGCGGCAGCACGCTGTTTGGCCCGGCACCCAAGCCGGATACCGATGAGGCCGCATTTACCGGCAAGGCCGAAGACCGCATCGAGCACAACGGTGTGCAGTTGGCGTTGAAGTGGGACCTGGGCGACCTGCAACTGGATTCGATCACCGCCTTCGACGATATTCACGAAAAAGCTGAAAGCCCGAACATGAGCATCTACGAGTTCGGCCGCGGTTTTAACGATGACCGCTGGAAGCAGGTGTCTCAGGAGTTGCGTTTGTCTTCGGCGAAGAACCAGCCGCTCAGCTGGATCGTCGGCACCCATCTGTTCCATGAGCAGCTCGACAGCCGCAACGACAACGGCCTGTTGCCCAAGTCCTACAACCAGGCCTTTGGCGTGGCCGATTATGGCCGTACCGATATCGACCAGCGCACCGACAGTTTCGCGATTTTCGGCAGCAGCACCTGGCAGGCCACTGACAACCTGAGCCTCACCGCCGGCCTGCGCTGGACCCGCGAAACCAAGGACATCGACCTGCACCGCGTCGCAGCGCCGGATGCCGACGCGGTCAGCTACAGCAGCGAACGCGACTGGTGGAAGCACTACAGCGGCGACCTGGTGACCCGCGTTGAACAGGACGAAAAGCGCACCTGGAACAAGCTCACCTACGACTTCACCCCCGAGTACCAGCTCAACGACAACGCGCGGGTGTATTTTCGTTATGCCAAGGGCTTTCGCTCCGGTGGTTTCAGCGGCGGTGCACAGGTGCAGGCCGAGGCCTCGGTGGTGGCGCCGGAGAACGTCGATGCCTATGAACTGGGGGTCAAGAGCGAGTGGTTCGACGAGCGCCTGATCGCCAACGCCAACGTCTTTTACTACGACTACTCGGACATCCAGGTCAACGCCGTGTCGGTGCGCGACGGGCAGGTGGTGTCGCTGCTGACCAACAGCGGCCAGGGGGTGATTCGCGGCGCCGAGTTCGAGCTGCAGGCCTTGCCGTTCAGCAACCTGGAGCTGCATGGCTCGCTCGGCTTGCTGCATACCGAATTGCAGGACTTCGAGTCGGGTGGGGTGGATTACTCCGGTAACCGCATTGCCCGCTCGCCGTCGCGGACCCTGGCGGTGGGCGGCAGTTACCGGATACCGCTGGAAAATGGCGATGAAGTGCGCCTGGGCACGGACTGGCGCTACCAGAGCCGGATCTTCTTCCTGCCCACGGCGCAGCAGGATCACAGCGTGTCCCAGGGCGGCTATACCTTGGGCAATGCCAGTGCCACCTATCACCTGGGCGGGCGCTATGACCTGGACCTGACTGCTTACGTGAACAACCTGACCGACAAGCAGTACAAGACCGACAGCGTGCCGCTGCCGTTTGATATTGCCTGGGATGCGCGCGGGGATCGGCGTACCTTCGGGGTGAGTGCGACGACGCGGTTTTGA
- a CDS encoding DUF1428 domain-containing protein produces MSYVDGFVLAVPTANRDTFKKHAEAAAVVFKECGALKVIECWGDDVPDGKVTSFPMAVKLKGDETVVFSWILWPSREVRDAGMQKMMQDPRMQPDKNPMPFDGMRMIFGGFRILVEV; encoded by the coding sequence ATGTCCTATGTAGACGGTTTCGTCCTCGCAGTCCCCACCGCCAACCGCGACACGTTTAAAAAGCACGCCGAAGCAGCAGCCGTAGTGTTCAAGGAGTGCGGTGCCTTGAAGGTCATCGAATGCTGGGGCGACGATGTGCCGGATGGCAAGGTCACCTCGTTCCCCATGGCTGTGAAGCTCAAGGGCGACGAGACGGTGGTGTTTTCCTGGATCCTCTGGCCGTCGCGCGAGGTGCGCGATGCCGGGATGCAGAAGATGATGCAAGACCCGCGCATGCAGCCTGACAAGAATCCGATGCCGTTTGATGGCATGCGAATGATTTTTGGTGGGTTCAGGATTCTGGTGGAAGTCTAG
- a CDS encoding methyl-accepting chemotaxis protein: MFADLKIRTGMFWVLSLFSLTLLFSTVSAWRVAVGSDQQISELDQTAHQSDRLNNALLMAIRASANVSSGFIEQSGGHSDSANKRLKLSQELLGNSAQLISELVSNAQEPTFKGLAVELQTTFGDYAKAVAGQREATGNNDLQHYFRVNTDAGNAMGRLQALRQQLVAALNERSQQIMLESDRRLSSAQVLSVALGLLTLLLAALCWSFIAQRVLRPLREAGQHFQRIAGGDLSVPVAVHSSNEIGQLFSELQRMQHSQRDTLGQISSCATQLAEAAGALNGITEQSSHSLRQQDQELEQAATAVTEMTTAVEEVARNAVSTSQAASASNDLAEQSRRQVSDNLDGTQAMAREVQTSSEHLEQLAGQIRDIGQVLEVIRSVSEQTNLLALNAAIEAARAGEAGRGFAVVADEVRTLAYRTQQSTQEIEQMIGRVQHGTEAAVASMHASTQRAQSTLGITQASGQVLEGIYSAIGEINERNLVIASAAEEQAQVAREVDRNLLNIRDLSTRSAAGAQETREASQALAGLAGQLTALVARFRV; this comes from the coding sequence ATGTTCGCCGACCTGAAAATCCGCACCGGTATGTTCTGGGTGCTGTCGCTGTTCAGCCTGACCTTGCTGTTTTCCACCGTCAGCGCCTGGCGCGTGGCGGTGGGCAGCGACCAGCAGATCAGCGAACTGGACCAGACCGCGCACCAGTCGGATCGCCTGAACAACGCCTTGCTGATGGCGATCCGCGCCAGCGCCAATGTCTCTTCGGGCTTTATCGAACAGAGCGGCGGCCACAGCGACAGCGCCAACAAACGCTTGAAGCTCTCGCAAGAACTGCTGGGCAACAGCGCGCAACTGATCAGCGAGCTGGTCAGCAATGCCCAGGAGCCCACCTTTAAAGGCCTCGCCGTCGAGCTGCAAACCACCTTCGGCGACTACGCCAAGGCCGTGGCCGGCCAGCGTGAAGCGACCGGCAACAACGACCTGCAGCATTACTTCAGGGTCAACACCGACGCTGGCAACGCCATGGGCCGCTTGCAGGCGCTGCGCCAGCAACTGGTGGCGGCGTTGAACGAGCGCAGCCAGCAGATCATGCTCGAATCCGATCGACGTCTGAGCAGCGCCCAGGTGCTGAGCGTGGCGCTGGGGCTGCTGACCTTGCTGCTTGCCGCACTGTGCTGGAGCTTTATCGCCCAGCGCGTGCTGCGCCCGCTGCGTGAAGCCGGGCAGCACTTTCAGCGCATTGCCGGCGGTGACTTGAGCGTGCCGGTGGCGGTGCACAGCAGCAACGAGATCGGCCAGTTGTTCAGCGAACTGCAGCGCATGCAGCACAGCCAGCGCGACACCCTGGGGCAGATCAGCAGTTGCGCCACGCAACTGGCCGAAGCTGCCGGTGCGCTCAACGGCATCACCGAACAGAGCTCGCACAGCCTGCGCCAGCAGGACCAGGAGCTGGAACAGGCTGCCACCGCCGTCACTGAAATGACCACCGCGGTGGAAGAAGTAGCGCGCAATGCCGTGTCCACCTCCCAGGCCGCCAGCGCCTCGAATGACCTGGCCGAACAGAGCCGCCGCCAGGTCAGCGACAACCTCGACGGCACCCAGGCCATGGCCCGTGAAGTGCAAACCAGCAGCGAGCACCTGGAGCAACTGGCCGGGCAGATTCGCGATATCGGCCAGGTGCTGGAAGTGATCCGCTCGGTGTCCGAGCAAACCAACCTGCTGGCGCTCAATGCCGCCATCGAAGCGGCCCGTGCCGGTGAAGCCGGGCGTGGCTTTGCGGTGGTCGCCGATGAAGTACGCACCCTCGCCTACCGCACCCAGCAATCGACCCAGGAAATCGAGCAGATGATCGGCCGCGTGCAGCACGGCACCGAAGCGGCGGTGGCCTCGATGCATGCCAGCACCCAGCGGGCGCAATCAACCCTGGGCATCACCCAGGCCTCGGGACAGGTGCTGGAGGGGATCTACAGCGCCATTGGCGAGATCAACGAGCGCAACCTGGTGATTGCCAGCGCTGCCGAGGAACAGGCGCAGGTGGCGCGGGAAGTGGATCGCAACCTGCTGAACATTCGCGACCTGTCGACCCGCTCGGCGGCCGGGGCGCAGGAAACCCGCGAAGCCAGCCAGGCGCTGGCGGGGTTGGCCGGGCAGCTGACGGCGCTGGTGGCGCGGTTCAGGGTTTAG
- a CDS encoding AraC family transcriptional regulator, with protein MISSSPVVDWLLESLELDASLFHVGRYCGGWHASTHGLARASFHLIVQGHCWLHIDGQAEAIRLQAGDAVFLLRDFNYRLSNAEECELAQQQPRQVMQPLDSTATDGVGLVCGFFHFQPGLSSLIIEGLDDWIILRAGDPALSAARALFELILAECQRLPAPSSALLERLSHLLFLYVLRQRVSDDQGIRGLVALARHGNFASLLEQLIEHPEQPWSLESMAACTGLSRSAFFKRFSELAGQSPGQVLLALRMRHACQLLKANNTVEQVCAAVGYQSIAAFTRAFSKAVGVQPGAYRRQHEGR; from the coding sequence ATGATTTCATCCAGCCCAGTAGTCGATTGGTTATTAGAAAGCCTTGAGCTAGACGCCAGCCTGTTCCATGTCGGGCGTTACTGCGGTGGCTGGCACGCCAGCACCCATGGCCTGGCGCGGGCCAGTTTCCACCTGATCGTCCAGGGCCACTGCTGGCTGCATATCGATGGCCAGGCCGAGGCCATTCGCCTGCAAGCGGGCGATGCGGTGTTCCTGCTGCGCGACTTCAACTATCGGCTGTCCAACGCCGAGGAGTGCGAGCTGGCCCAGCAGCAACCACGCCAGGTCATGCAACCGCTGGACAGTACAGCCACCGATGGCGTGGGCCTGGTGTGCGGCTTCTTTCATTTTCAGCCGGGCTTGTCGTCGCTGATCATCGAAGGCCTGGACGACTGGATCATCCTGCGCGCCGGCGACCCGGCGCTAAGCGCGGCGCGGGCGCTGTTCGAGCTGATCCTGGCCGAGTGCCAACGCCTGCCTGCGCCCTCCTCGGCCTTGCTCGAACGCTTGAGCCACTTGCTGTTCTTGTACGTGCTGCGCCAGCGGGTCAGTGACGACCAGGGCATCCGCGGCCTGGTCGCCCTGGCCCGCCACGGCAACTTTGCCAGCCTGCTCGAGCAGTTGATCGAACACCCCGAGCAGCCCTGGTCGCTGGAAAGCATGGCGGCCTGCACCGGGCTGTCGCGCTCGGCATTTTTCAAGCGTTTCAGCGAACTGGCCGGGCAATCGCCGGGGCAGGTATTGCTGGCCCTGCGCATGCGCCATGCCTGCCAGTTGCTCAAGGCCAACAACACCGTCGAGCAGGTGTGCGCAGCGGTGGGGTATCAGTCGATTGCCGCGTTTACCCGCGCCTTCAGCAAGGCCGTCGGCGTGCAGCCGGGGGCCTATCGGCGCCAACATGAGGGGCGCTGA
- a CDS encoding carboxymuconolactone decarboxylase family protein — protein sequence MSRVTVHTLQSAPEAARPYLENAQKASGFIPNLLGVLASAPAALETYVTVSALNGKAELSLAEREVVQLVAATNHGCDFCVAGHTAVALNKAKLAQEVVDALRAKGELPEEKLEALAAFTREVIATRGNVSEAGYGAFREAGYSEGNALEVILGVSLATLCNFANVFAQTPLNDELSKYRWQPSA from the coding sequence ATGTCGCGCGTCACTGTCCATACTCTGCAAAGCGCCCCAGAGGCTGCCCGCCCTTACCTGGAAAACGCCCAGAAGGCTTCGGGCTTCATCCCCAACCTGCTCGGCGTGCTGGCCAGCGCCCCGGCGGCGCTGGAAACCTACGTCACCGTCTCGGCACTCAACGGCAAGGCCGAGCTGAGCCTCGCCGAGCGTGAGGTGGTGCAACTGGTGGCCGCCACCAATCATGGCTGCGACTTCTGCGTGGCCGGCCACACCGCCGTGGCACTGAACAAGGCCAAGCTGGCGCAGGAGGTGGTCGACGCCCTGCGCGCCAAGGGCGAGCTGCCAGAAGAGAAGCTCGAAGCCCTGGCGGCGTTCACCCGCGAAGTGATCGCCACCCGCGGCAATGTCAGCGAAGCCGGCTACGGTGCGTTTCGCGAAGCCGGCTACAGCGAAGGCAATGCCCTGGAGGTGATCCTCGGTGTCAGTCTGGCAACCCTGTGCAACTTTGCTAATGTGTTCGCCCAGACGCCGCTCAATGACGAGCTGAGCAAGTACCGCTGGCAGCCTTCGGCATAA
- a CDS encoding acyl-CoA dehydrogenase family protein, whose protein sequence is MLDPALVAWLDAQAEALDQGHGDPQAVLGQLAAAQVLRVGIDQNLGGSGGTVADAVETLATVASHSLAAAFVFWGQRAFIEYLLHSPNAGLRERLLPELLSGQLAGATGLSNAMKYLSGIEALQVKGLRDDQGWTLAGRLHWVTNLRKGGFVVAAAIEEEGASPFVLAIPDHAAGLSRSDDLELMGLQSSNTAALSFEQVSISRDWLLHDNAKQFLPAVRPSFLGLQCGMAIGLARRSLSEVEGHLQGMRSFLGEALQVLRERLENTVAELKKGLLDGRFLSQPAALFKLRITLAETAADAVQLELQASGGKAYLTAYGAGFARRWRESAFVPIVTPSLVQLRAELQRQASSA, encoded by the coding sequence ATGCTCGATCCCGCATTGGTCGCGTGGCTGGATGCCCAGGCCGAAGCCCTCGACCAGGGCCACGGCGACCCGCAGGCGGTACTGGGGCAACTGGCGGCGGCGCAGGTGCTGCGCGTCGGTATTGACCAGAACCTGGGCGGCAGTGGCGGCACGGTCGCCGACGCGGTCGAGACGCTGGCCACGGTTGCCAGCCATTCCCTGGCGGCAGCCTTCGTGTTCTGGGGCCAGCGCGCCTTTATCGAATACCTGCTGCACAGCCCCAACGCCGGGCTGCGTGAACGCCTGCTGCCTGAGCTGCTAAGCGGCCAACTGGCTGGCGCCACCGGCCTGTCCAACGCCATGAAGTACCTCTCGGGTATCGAAGCGCTGCAGGTCAAGGGCCTGCGCGACGACCAGGGCTGGACCCTGGCCGGGCGCCTGCACTGGGTCACCAACCTGCGCAAGGGCGGTTTCGTGGTGGCGGCGGCGATTGAAGAGGAGGGCGCCTCGCCGTTCGTGCTGGCGATCCCCGATCACGCTGCAGGGCTGAGCCGCTCTGACGACCTTGAGTTAATGGGCCTGCAATCGAGCAACACCGCAGCCTTGAGTTTCGAACAGGTGTCGATCAGCCGTGACTGGCTGCTGCACGACAACGCCAAGCAGTTTCTGCCTGCCGTGCGCCCGTCGTTCCTGGGCCTGCAATGCGGCATGGCCATCGGCCTGGCGCGGCGCTCGTTGAGCGAGGTGGAGGGGCATCTGCAGGGCATGCGCTCGTTCCTTGGCGAGGCGCTGCAGGTGCTGCGCGAGCGCCTGGAAAACACCGTGGCCGAACTGAAAAAGGGCTTGCTCGACGGCCGTTTCCTGAGCCAGCCGGCGGCCTTGTTCAAGCTGCGCATCACCCTTGCCGAAACGGCTGCCGATGCCGTGCAGCTTGAGTTGCAAGCCAGTGGCGGCAAGGCTTACCTGACCGCCTACGGCGCAGGTTTTGCCCGGCGCTGGCGCGAGTCGGCGTTCGTGCCGATCGTCACCCCAAGCCTGGTGCAACTGCGCGCCGAGCTGCAGCGCCAGGCGTCGTCAGCATGA